In Octopus bimaculoides isolate UCB-OBI-ISO-001 chromosome 5, ASM119413v2, whole genome shotgun sequence, a genomic segment contains:
- the LOC106867827 gene encoding zinc finger protein OZF: MANNYNLNQSLPDSSNINYPLSLYGDNQRSQHLTDYTNSTLLPRNMYRDMNHDMDRNMATNNSNNNNRSVCLYCGEVFPSTTSLRIHLKSHIAKPSNLSSQNQSLSDLSGNQDIDPSPTHGLDFNLDVDLAQNLDTNAGSIPNYAGNTSKFSKDQSYQEKAINNKGASNSNEDYSDQLANQMESNKDCEDSVTSNLPRCDQCNRVFSCKSDLTTHLRSHKSEQPYQCIHCLKTFAYGFRLKIHIRSHSGERPYQCTFCAKTFTTNSNLKIHTRTHTGERPYHCNHCPRTFARPDTLQEHTRTHTGERPYECAYCDRTFAVSSHLNVHLRRHTGEKPYQCPTCELSFISSSRLRVHRRVHSGERPYSCPHCCKCFSHKTTLQGHIRTHTGERPFTCVYCSRTFSRQDILGLHLKSHTGESLFKCLHCPKNFTNRSLLRRHIRIHTGDKPFHCEACPKMFTNSFNLKVHMRTHTGEKPYKCDQCGKEFSRQDTLKKHTKTHKG, from the coding sequence ATGGCGAATAATTATAATCTGAACCAGTCACTGCCTGACAGCAGTAACATAAACTATCCGTTATCTCTGTATGGAGACAACCAAAGATCTCAGCATCTCACAGACTACACCAATTCTACTCTACTCCCTCGAAACATGTACAGAGACATGAATCATGACATGGACAGAAATATGgctaccaacaacagcaacaacaacaacagaagtgtGTGTCTTTATTGTGGCGAGGTTTTCCCCAGCACAACCAGTCTAAGAATACATTTGAAATCACACATTGCAAAACCGTCAAACCTATCATCACAAAATCAATCACTTTCAGATCTTTCAGGCAACCAAGATATTGATCCAAGTCCGACTCATGGTCTTGATTTTAACCTTGATGTTGATCTAGCTCAGAATTTGGATACTAATGCTGGATCAATTCCTAATTATGCTGGGAACACAAGTAAGTTCAGCAAAGACCAAAGCTACCAAGAAAAAGCCATCAACAACAAGGGTGCTTCAAATAGCAATGAGGATTATAGCGATCAGCTGGCGAACCAAATGGAATCCAACAAAGATTGCGAGGACAGTGTAACAAGTAATTTACCCAGATGTGATCAGTGTAATCGTGTGTTCTCATGTAAGTCTGATTTAACGACTCATCTTCGTTCTCATAAATCAGAACAGCCTTATCAGTGCATTCATTGCTTGAAGACATTTGCATATGGCTTCAGGTTGAAAATTCATATACGATCACATAGCGGAGAGAGGCCCTACCAATGCACTTTCTGTGCTAAAACTTTCACCACCAACTCAAACCTCAAGAtacacacccgtacacacaccGGAGAACGTCCTTATCATTGTAACCACTGTCCACGCACATTTGCTAGACCAGACACTCTGCAAGAGCATACACGCACCCACACTGGTGAAAGACCTTATGAATGTGCTTACTGTGACCGAACATTTGCCGTCAGTTCTCACCTTAATGTCCATCTACGGCgccatactggagagaaaccttatcagtGCCCTACCTGCGAACTTTCATTCATTAGCAGTTCCCGACTTCGTGTCCATCGTCGTGTACACAGTGGAGAACGTCCTTATAGCTGTCCCCATTGTTGCAAATGCTTCTCACACAAGACCACCCTCCAGGGTCACATAAGAACACACACTGGTGAACGTCCGTTCACTTGTGTTTATTGTAGTCGTACATTTTCTCGTCAGGATATTCTCGGGCTGCACTTGAAAAGTCATACTGGTGAGAGTTTATTTAAATGTCTCCACTGTCCTAAAAATTTCACTAACCGAAGCCTGCTCCGTCGTCATATTCGCATTCATACAGGTGATAAACCTTTCCATTGTGAAGCTTGTCCTAAAATGTTCACAAATAGTTTCAATCTTAAAGTACATATGAGAACTCATACTGGTGAAAAGCCATACAAATGTGATCAGTGTGGGAAAGAATTTTCTAGACAAGATACACTGAAAAAACATACAAAGACTCATAAAGGCTAG